The following proteins are co-located in the Microbacterium sp. Clip185 genome:
- a CDS encoding helix-turn-helix domain-containing protein, with protein MARRVDSFRGLAQASRLRVLGVVLEEPGLALADIAERTGLHENTLRDHVRVLEDQGFLDSELEHRGTRGRPRRLYRVVSPETSHPLAQRRIEIAKQHGDLLRRMVGDESALDEESLHQLDALYEHLDDVGLTPDLDEQELTVTLVPCPFHELVDENREVVCQVHEALIRNVLERAGGPIGLDRLLPYTTTHTCRVVLSHGRGCDGAPE; from the coding sequence ATGGCTCGCCGGGTGGACAGTTTCCGTGGTCTTGCTCAGGCCAGCAGGCTCCGGGTGCTCGGTGTCGTGCTGGAGGAGCCCGGTCTCGCCCTCGCCGACATCGCCGAACGCACCGGCCTGCACGAGAACACCCTGCGCGATCACGTGCGAGTTCTCGAGGACCAGGGCTTCCTCGACTCCGAGCTGGAGCATCGCGGCACCCGCGGACGCCCTCGCCGGCTGTACCGGGTCGTGAGCCCCGAGACCTCGCATCCGCTCGCGCAGCGGCGGATCGAGATCGCGAAGCAGCACGGCGATCTGCTGCGGCGGATGGTAGGCGATGAAAGCGCGCTCGACGAAGAGAGCCTGCACCAGCTGGACGCCCTGTACGAGCATCTCGACGATGTCGGGCTGACCCCGGACCTGGACGAGCAGGAGCTCACCGTCACCCTCGTTCCGTGCCCCTTCCATGAACTCGTGGATGAGAATCGCGAGGTCGTGTGCCAGGTACACGAAGCCCTCATCCGCAACGTGCTCGAGCGGGCCGGCGGGCCGATCGGCCTCGATCGGCTCTTGCCGTACACCACGACGCACACCTGTCGCGTCGTGCTCTCGCACGGTCGGGGCTGCGACGGCGCACCGGAGTAA